From a region of the Candidatus Omnitrophota bacterium genome:
- a CDS encoding LacI family DNA-binding transcriptional regulator, producing the protein MKTTIKDISAKTGFGVGTISRALNSCPYSVKEETRKEILRVAKKYNYIKDITAQVLVTGKSFDIGLMIPAVFDSVFYNDFFIKLIATLTSCSAQKGYSVRPIIMKKGMELNQFITEARSLKLCGIIISSYCGNYFIDERAIKTFDSPVVILNAYMRDKNIYTINLDNFKGGHDGTSFLISKGYKNICVITAEKNDFCQRLKGYKKAMAGNGLKIKEEFILHGDGSELSGYTVSMKVLNKTRRPDAIFALNDQMAIGAIRAIKESGLKCPSDVSVMGFDGLDIGGYIDPGLTTMLCPVDTIGREAVNILLDSSARTTVRHCKIKATILERQSC; encoded by the coding sequence ATGAAAACCACTATTAAAGACATATCAGCAAAGACAGGATTTGGAGTAGGCACTATATCCCGGGCTTTAAATTCATGCCCTTATAGCGTAAAAGAAGAGACAAGAAAAGAAATCTTGCGGGTAGCAAAAAAGTATAATTATATCAAGGATATTACTGCCCAGGTTTTGGTTACAGGTAAATCTTTTGACATAGGCTTAATGATTCCGGCTGTGTTTGATTCTGTTTTTTACAATGATTTTTTTATAAAATTGATAGCAACTCTTACGAGCTGTTCTGCCCAAAAGGGATACTCTGTAAGGCCCATCATCATGAAGAAGGGGATGGAGTTGAATCAATTTATAACAGAGGCAAGGTCTTTAAAACTATGCGGAATTATTATTTCATCGTATTGCGGTAATTATTTTATTGATGAACGGGCTATAAAGACATTTGATAGCCCTGTCGTTATATTAAATGCTTATATGCGAGACAAAAATATTTATACAATTAATCTGGATAATTTTAAAGGTGGCCACGATGGAACTTCTTTTTTAATTTCCAAAGGATATAAGAATATTTGTGTGATTACCGCTGAAAAAAATGATTTTTGTCAGCGTCTTAAGGGATACAAAAAGGCTATGGCTGGTAATGGACTAAAGATTAAAGAGGAATTTATTTTGCATGGAGATGGTTCGGAACTTTCGGGTTATACAGTGTCTATGAAGGTTTTAAATAAGACACGCAGACCGGATGCTATATTTGCTTTAAATGATCAGATGGCCATAGGAGCAATAAGAGCCATAAAAGAATCTGGATTGAAATGTCCATCCGATGTGTCTGTAATGGGATTTGACGGTTTAGACATAGGTGGTTATATAGATCCTGGCCTAACTACCATGCTATGCCCGGTTGATACTATTGGGCGGGAGGCGGTTAATATATTACTTGATTCAAGTGCAAGAACAACCGTAAGACACTGTAAAATAAAAGCTACAATTTTGGAGAGGCAGTCATGCTAA
- a CDS encoding aldo/keto reductase yields the protein MLKERSFYKLLKKKINIKKIERSVAMLITLCIFSVSFIFFDTLVCSSISNVSSLRPMASTLREKDPAGFLLTSNEIRDNEMKKAEQTYIRKFGKTGLEFYIFGSGTIWFGRRWPMNNDKYRFPERSEIKKYLEIVFNNLINKEGRVMLDVAAAYGLAEEILGEILRDNPDWYSRAFIATKWGEEFDINTERSVLDHSKKRLVASVKRSIRRLGRIDLLYVHGTTLRVLRNENVMSQMQRMKSERYGGINYIGVSISKEGVLETAIKEGLIRDFDVVQMPGWLFLKRNDLVKKLYQKGIAIVLNSVIRASKINTSDSRACESVYADFIKHKEVSVILLGTRNHLRETIAYISPHFIVVDKKIQASA from the coding sequence ATGCTAAAAGAGAGGAGTTTTTATAAATTATTAAAGAAAAAAATTAATATAAAAAAAATAGAGAGATCGGTAGCAATGCTAATAACGCTATGTATTTTTTCCGTAAGTTTTATATTTTTTGATACTTTAGTTTGCTCAAGCATATCAAATGTATCTTCATTAAGGCCGATGGCTTCAACCTTACGCGAAAAAGATCCGGCAGGTTTTTTATTGACTTCTAACGAGATAAGGGATAATGAAATGAAAAAAGCAGAGCAGACTTATATAAGGAAGTTTGGAAAAACAGGCTTGGAATTTTATATATTTGGTTCTGGCACGATCTGGTTTGGGCGTCGGTGGCCTATGAACAATGATAAGTACAGGTTCCCGGAGCGATCTGAAATCAAAAAATATTTAGAAATAGTTTTTAATAATTTAATAAACAAGGAAGGAAGAGTAATGTTGGATGTTGCAGCAGCTTATGGCTTAGCTGAAGAGATATTAGGTGAAATACTCCGGGATAATCCAGACTGGTATTCAAGAGCATTTATAGCTACAAAATGGGGTGAGGAATTTGACATTAACACGGAGCGGTCGGTTTTAGATCATTCTAAAAAGAGGCTGGTTGCTTCAGTAAAAAGAAGTATAAGGCGCTTAGGCAGAATTGACCTTTTGTATGTTCATGGTACAACTCTAAGGGTTTTGAGAAATGAAAATGTAATGAGTCAGATGCAAAGGATGAAAAGTGAAAGATATGGAGGGATCAATTATATAGGCGTATCAATTTCAAAAGAAGGTGTTCTAGAGACAGCAATTAAGGAGGGGTTAATACGGGATTTTGACGTTGTACAAATGCCGGGCTGGCTTTTTCTAAAAAGAAATGATCTGGTAAAAAAACTTTACCAAAAGGGTATTGCTATTGTGCTCAACTCAGTTATAAGAGCCTCTAAAATAAATACAAGTGACAGCAGAGCATGCGAGAGTGTATATGCGGATTTTATAAAACACAAAGAGGTTTCTGTGATACTACTTGGCACAAGAAACCATTTAAGAGAAACAATAGCGTATATATCGCCGCATTTTATAGTTGTTGACAAAAAGATTCAGGCAAGCGCTTGA
- a CDS encoding SurA N-terminal domain-containing protein, translated as MLKPLRNKKVMKAVMWLLVIIFAAWGVGSVALSGKSYAGIVFGKKISIQEYNKSYAAVFNRARIMYGDELSKVEKFLDLNGQAWNRIILLRAAGRERIKASNKQIIERITALPFFQQNGVFDRDMYNYITMSVLRVTPRDFEESVRGDIIIDKLISLKTAGQGPSEDEIRRAYRESNELADISFIAIKNGAFLNDAFVDEQKAKAYYESNKEKLLSPATASGSYLEFPFNDDKETAALAADSAQSKAKKSKALDGIAKEGGFELKETGVFPLTFNISESAVPYVLLLASFGLEISQISDVIEGEDRFYILQLKTKNAPLQMTFEQSKEQINSILTSEISSSLALAQAQNIMQKIKSGPGSLEDAARELNLTVNKLQNVSRNSPVDNIAPAKNFLNESFAAGIGKIAGPIKTSEGWAVSRLDSITPIDEQAYEKDRDSFAAKLVQERENEAFKKWFQEIKQKANLKENL; from the coding sequence ATGCTTAAACCTTTACGCAATAAAAAAGTAATGAAAGCTGTTATGTGGCTGCTTGTCATAATATTCGCCGCTTGGGGCGTAGGCAGTGTGGCGTTAAGCGGTAAATCATACGCCGGTATCGTGTTCGGCAAAAAAATATCCATACAGGAATACAACAAAAGCTACGCGGCCGTATTTAACAGGGCCCGTATCATGTATGGTGATGAATTGTCTAAAGTGGAAAAATTTCTGGACTTAAACGGCCAGGCGTGGAACAGGATAATATTACTGCGCGCGGCAGGCAGGGAAAGGATAAAAGCCTCCAATAAACAAATTATTGAAAGGATCACCGCTCTGCCGTTTTTCCAGCAAAACGGCGTATTTGACAGGGACATGTATAATTATATAACCATGAGCGTACTGCGCGTTACGCCGCGGGATTTTGAGGAATCGGTCAGGGGGGATATCATTATTGATAAGCTCATTAGCCTTAAGACAGCGGGCCAGGGCCCTTCGGAAGACGAGATACGCCGGGCATACCGCGAATCTAATGAACTCGCGGATATCTCTTTTATCGCTATAAAAAATGGCGCGTTTTTAAATGATGCCTTCGTGGATGAGCAGAAGGCAAAAGCCTACTATGAAAGCAATAAAGAAAAACTGCTCTCTCCCGCAACGGCGTCAGGTTCATATCTTGAATTTCCTTTCAATGACGACAAAGAAACTGCCGCTCTCGCGGCCGATAGCGCGCAGTCCAAGGCAAAAAAAAGCAAGGCACTGGACGGCATAGCCAAGGAAGGCGGGTTTGAGCTTAAAGAAACAGGGGTATTCCCTCTTACATTCAATATCTCGGAGTCTGCGGTTCCATATGTTCTGCTGCTGGCCTCTTTCGGTCTGGAAATATCCCAAATAAGCGATGTCATTGAAGGAGAGGACAGGTTCTACATATTACAACTTAAGACAAAAAATGCCCCCCTCCAAATGACATTTGAACAATCAAAGGAACAGATAAATTCTATTCTGACATCAGAAATATCCTCCTCTCTGGCATTGGCACAGGCGCAAAATATAATGCAAAAAATAAAATCGGGTCCGGGATCTTTAGAAGACGCGGCAAGAGAATTAAATCTTACCGTCAATAAACTGCAAAATGTCTCAAGAAACAGCCCGGTTGATAATATAGCTCCGGCGAAGAATTTTTTGAACGAATCATTTGCCGCGGGCATTGGCAAAATAGCAGGCCCTATAAAAACCTCCGAAGGCTGGGCCGTATCAAGGCTTGATTCCATTACTCCGATAGATGAGCAAGCATACGAAAAAGACAGGGATTCCTTTGCCGCAAAGCTTGTCCAAGAGAGAGAAAATGAGGCCTTCAAGAAGTGGTTTCAGGAAATCAAACAAAAAGCAAATCTGAAAGAAAACCTCTAA
- a CDS encoding class II aldolase/adducin family protein, whose translation MTINRMKKDLAGYARKIAADGLTIGSSGNLSARHGEYFYIKSAGCLFESLSPDDFVRLSVNRPSTAGLKKTPSCEYRLHAACYRQRPDIGVVFHSHPFFTGLMLTKEALARPVTMEFAAYIKNTLAFVDFAPPGSAKLASLVEKACKKHNCIFMKKHGLIALGRNMQEAYVKSLMVEREARAKLITRLLRLKGACFGKKELDMLAGSV comes from the coding sequence ATGACTATTAATAGGATGAAGAAGGATCTGGCAGGATACGCGCGAAAAATTGCCGCGGACGGGCTCACTATAGGTTCAAGCGGAAATTTAAGCGCCAGGCACGGTGAATATTTTTATATAAAATCCGCCGGTTGTTTATTTGAGTCATTAAGCCCGGACGATTTCGTGCGATTGAGCGTAAACCGTCCATCCACGGCCGGATTAAAAAAAACACCCAGTTGCGAATACCGTTTGCACGCGGCCTGTTACAGGCAAAGGCCTGATATCGGGGTTGTTTTTCATAGCCATCCTTTTTTTACAGGCCTTATGCTTACTAAAGAGGCCCTTGCCAGGCCCGTTACAATGGAGTTTGCCGCGTATATTAAAAACACGCTCGCTTTTGTGGATTTCGCGCCGCCAGGTTCCGCTAAGTTAGCGAGCCTGGTTGAAAAAGCGTGCAAAAAGCATAATTGTATTTTTATGAAAAAACACGGCCTTATCGCGCTTGGCAGGAATATGCAGGAGGCGTATGTAAAGAGCCTGATGGTTGAACGTGAAGCCAGGGCTAAATTGATAACGAGGCTGTTGAGATTAAAAGGGGCCTGTTTTGGCAAAAAAGAGTTGGATATGCTTGCCGGCTCTGTTTGA
- the hisG gene encoding ATP phosphoribosyltransferase — protein sequence MEKILKLGLPKGSLQEATLRILKKAGFNISVGSRSYFPSIDDDELDPVLIRAQEMSRYVEDGALDCGITGEDWIRENQSDVVRVQELEYAKQSLSKVRWVIAVPEGSRIRSVKDLNGKRVATELVGVTRAFLKKQKIKADVEFSWGATEVKVAAGLVDAIVEITETGSSLRANKLRIIDTVCYSTTQLIANKKIWRNGWKKAKIESLAMLLRGAILAESKVGLKMNVSKKNLCKILKILPSMKRPTISCLTDKNWFDIDTIIDEEQVKKLIPALIRAGAQGIIEYPLNKAIY from the coding sequence ATGGAAAAAATATTAAAATTAGGGCTTCCGAAGGGCAGTCTTCAAGAGGCTACTTTAAGGATATTGAAAAAGGCCGGATTCAATATAAGCGTAGGCAGTAGGTCATATTTTCCATCTATTGATGATGATGAATTAGACCCTGTGCTGATACGCGCGCAGGAAATGTCAAGATACGTTGAAGACGGAGCGCTGGATTGCGGTATCACAGGGGAAGATTGGATACGGGAGAACCAGTCGGATGTAGTCCGTGTCCAGGAACTTGAGTACGCCAAACAGAGCCTTAGCAAGGTTCGATGGGTGATTGCTGTCCCCGAAGGTTCAAGAATACGTTCGGTCAAGGATCTTAACGGTAAGCGCGTGGCGACGGAACTTGTTGGTGTTACCAGGGCTTTTTTAAAAAAGCAAAAGATAAAAGCGGATGTAGAATTCAGCTGGGGCGCTACCGAGGTAAAGGTTGCCGCCGGACTTGTTGACGCTATCGTAGAGATCACGGAGACAGGTTCAAGCCTTAGGGCCAACAAACTACGCATAATAGATACCGTTTGTTATTCTACCACTCAACTGATAGCGAACAAAAAGATTTGGCGTAATGGATGGAAAAAGGCGAAGATAGAATCGCTCGCCATGCTGCTTAGAGGCGCTATACTTGCTGAAAGCAAGGTAGGCCTTAAGATGAATGTGAGTAAAAAGAACTTGTGCAAAATACTAAAGATCCTTCCTTCAATGAAAAGGCCTACCATATCCTGTCTTACGGATAAGAATTGGTTTGATATAGATACAATTATTGACGAAGAGCAAGTTAAAAAGCTAATACCCGCGCTTATCAGGGCCGGCGCCCAGGGCATAATAGAGTATCCGCTAAATAAGGCTATTTATTAA
- a CDS encoding tetratricopeptide repeat protein, whose amino-acid sequence MFVFRIIFYSFVLMAALFLPSHIARAADCRHNICGSIRAGALDIVSGFFSNTFKPKSPGLSFKDTPLMRQNARAFTHYLMGVVFENRQEYQSALSEFKLALREAPGNEYLNFKIASSYLDLKEYDAARRQIDKILKLNPDNLNARFLLAALYFEKDQMGPASGEYEAIINQDPGNVLALVSLADIYIMEKKLQAALEVYKRLIQEDEFSPYLYFNIGLLYFKLDNPRAAEESFLKAITLRPDYTAPIAALGVMAELDKNYDKAVGYFKQAVSVQPDDYRLQARLAKVFDSAGLLENARLEYERILLDCPDCVQARIGIAEVYIQAEEYDKALIALDSLADDEQYGYYAVYLTGIINFVQDKYQDAIVFFEKSLLSNPNYEKPYLYLGAAFEKTGYIEKAEESLKKAIELDPENADALNYLGYIYADSGRHIEQAINYINRALEIEPQNGFFLDSLGWAYYKKGDYNKAIELICQALTFCKEDFVLYDHLADAYNAMGDFSLALLFWHKALKLDPDNTAIQDKARKLEVFEKDKGVAE is encoded by the coding sequence GTGTTTGTTTTTAGAATTATTTTTTATTCTTTTGTCCTGATGGCGGCGCTTTTTCTGCCTTCGCATATCGCGCGCGCGGCTGATTGCCGTCATAATATATGCGGCAGTATCCGGGCAGGGGCGCTGGATATTGTTTCGGGATTTTTCAGCAATACGTTTAAGCCAAAAAGTCCGGGTTTGAGTTTTAAAGACACTCCGCTTATGAGGCAGAATGCCCGGGCATTCACCCATTATCTTATGGGTGTTGTTTTTGAGAACCGGCAGGAATACCAAAGCGCGCTTTCTGAATTCAAGCTCGCTTTACGGGAAGCGCCCGGTAATGAATACCTTAATTTTAAAATAGCTTCTTCTTATCTGGATCTGAAAGAGTATGATGCCGCGAGGCGGCAGATAGATAAGATATTAAAGCTTAATCCTGATAATTTGAACGCGCGTTTTCTGCTTGCCGCGTTATATTTTGAAAAAGACCAGATGGGGCCCGCCTCCGGAGAATATGAAGCGATAATTAATCAAGATCCCGGAAATGTCCTGGCCCTGGTTTCGCTTGCCGATATTTATATAATGGAGAAAAAGCTCCAGGCCGCGCTTGAGGTATATAAAAGGCTTATCCAGGAGGACGAGTTTTCCCCGTATCTGTATTTTAATATCGGGCTTTTGTATTTTAAACTGGATAACCCGCGCGCGGCAGAAGAAAGTTTCCTCAAGGCCATTACCCTGCGGCCCGACTATACGGCGCCAATAGCCGCTTTGGGGGTTATGGCGGAGCTTGATAAGAATTATGACAAGGCTGTCGGATATTTTAAGCAAGCTGTAAGCGTCCAGCCCGATGATTACCGCCTTCAGGCAAGGCTTGCAAAGGTTTTTGATTCGGCAGGCTTGCTTGAAAATGCCAGGCTGGAATATGAAAGGATACTGCTTGATTGTCCGGATTGTGTCCAGGCTCGGATAGGTATAGCAGAGGTTTATATACAAGCAGAGGAATACGATAAGGCGTTAATAGCTCTGGATTCTCTTGCCGACGATGAACAGTATGGATACTACGCTGTGTATTTGACGGGTATAATAAATTTTGTTCAGGACAAGTACCAGGATGCTATAGTTTTTTTTGAGAAATCATTGCTATCAAATCCTAATTATGAAAAGCCTTATTTGTATTTAGGCGCGGCTTTTGAAAAAACAGGCTATATTGAAAAAGCTGAAGAAAGCTTGAAGAAGGCGATAGAATTAGATCCCGAAAACGCTGATGCCCTGAATTATCTCGGATATATTTACGCGGATTCAGGCAGGCACATTGAACAAGCGATAAATTATATAAACCGCGCGCTGGAAATAGAGCCTCAAAACGGGTTTTTTTTAGACAGTTTAGGCTGGGCATATTATAAAAAAGGCGACTACAACAAGGCGATAGAATTGATATGCCAGGCATTGACGTTTTGCAAAGAAGACTTTGTTTTATATGACCACTTAGCGGATGCTTACAATGCCATGGGGGATTTTTCCCTTGCCTTATTATTTTGGCATAAGGCATTAAAGCTTGACCCTGATAATACCGCGATACAGGATAAGGCGCGGAAATTAGAGGTTTTTGAAAAAGATAAAGGAGTCGCAGAGTGA